The window CGCAAGATATTCAGCAAATCTGCCGTAAAGAGAGCGAAATTCAGTGGATTGAAAAGGAATCTCGAGGCCTGGAAATGTTCCAGAGAATCGGGAGGCGAGATTTCCTGAACTCACTATTTTTAGCTACTTTTGCACATTCAACTATGCAGGAGCCATTCGACATACATCTAAACAGAAGTTTCCAGGAGAGTGACCGGGAATATGAGAATGCGTTGCGTCCGCTTACTTTTAACGGTTTCAACGGGCAGGATAAACTTGTTGAAAATCTGAAAGTTTTTGTAAGCGCGGCGCGTATGCGCGGCGAATCACTCGATCATGTCCTGTTGCACGGACCTCCCGGGCTGGGGAAAACCACCCTCTCAAATATCATTGCCAATGAGCTGGGCGTGGGTTTTAAGGTCACATCTGGTCCCGTACTGGATAAGCCCGGGGATCTGGCTGGGATTCTCACCTCGCTGGAGACAAACGACGTGCTGTTTATCGATGAGATTCACCGTTTGTCGCCCGTAGTGGAGGAGTACCTATACAGTGCAATGGAAGATTATCGGATCGATATCATGATCGATAAAGGTCCGAGTGCCCGCTCCATCCAGATCGACCTGAATCCGTTCACGCTGATTGGTGCGACCACGCGGAGCGGGTTGCTGACCAGTCCCCTGCGGGCCCGTTTCGGTATCAATATGCACCTGGAGTATTACGATGTGGAGACCCTTACGGGTATCATTCTCCGTTCTGCCAATATCCTGAATATCGCATGTGCCCGTAACGCAGCCGAAGAGATTGCTTCAAGAAGCCGGGGTACCCCGCGTATTGCCAACGCCCTGCTCCGCCGCGTCCGGGATTTTGCCCAGGTGAAAGGAACGGGCAAGATAGACAGGGCAATCTCCACTTATGCGCTGGAGGCGTTGAATATCGACCGCTATGGGCTCGATGAGATAGACAACAAGATACTTCTTACCATTATTGATAAGTTTAAAGGTGGGCCGGTAGGGATCACGACAATTGCCACGGCTGTGGGCGACGATGCGGGAACCATCGAAGAGGTCTACGAGCCCTTCCTGATCAAGGAGGGATTTCTGAAGCGGACACCTCGCGGACGTGAAGTCACGGAGCTTGCCTACCGGCATCTGGGACGAACGAGAGAGCCGGAACAGGGTCTGCTCTTCTGAGAGGAGCCCATTTTGTCCCCGGAAGGGGATTCCGGAAAAAGAGCGAGGGTGAAATCACACATGTGATGCACCCTCGTTTATTTTTTATTGATGCGGAAATGCTAAAATGAGCTGTAGATGATGTCAAGCTTCAGTTTCTCCGGTGCCCTTTCAAGCATTGCTGCCGACGGTTTCATCTGGTTGTATATGGCAGTGGGAGTGCTTGTCGATGAGTAGTAATAGCTGCTTGTGGTGGAGAAGGTAATGTCCACCGGAATGAGATAATAGGTGAGATCGAACGGCTCGCTCTTCTGCCGCTTGTAATAATTGATCATTGCGGCAATATTTCCGAAATTGTACGAGTAGGTATTTGGGTCGAAAGAAGCATAGAAGCTGGTTACATTGTCGTGTAGCTTCCTGTTCTCAAAGAAGCCGTTCAGTGAATCCTTGTTTATCAGCAGCAGATGGTCAGGCGGAGAGAGCTTAACCTTTTCATCCTGGTATACTTCGGGGATGGCGTAGACCGTGAATCGGGCCTGGTTCAATGAGCGGTTGGCCAGATCAGCATAGATCTCCGAGATGGGGAAGGTGATTTCGGTATTCACGCCGGCCGGACTCTTCACGAAGGTGACATTGTCGTTCGCTTCCAGCAGCTGCTCATTCTTGTTCTCTATATGGTTGATCTGCGTCACTTCCGGCGAGATGTTCAGCCGGTACTCAGCTGTTCGTATCGTGTCGGTCTTGGTGGAGGATCCCTTGGGATCGAGGTAGCTGTAGAATATGTTCAGTGATGTCAGGTTTACGTTCAGGATCGTACTGCTTCCAAACTCTGTGGTGACGTACAGGCCCGGGAAAAATTCACGGAATGTTTCGGTATTTTTCAACTTCCCATGATCCGGTTTCTTGAATTCATCGAGGAACAGCTGGCCCAAAGACTTTGGCAGATCGGTGAGGATTTCGTAGATCTTGATCGTCTGCGAGGTGGTTCCTGAGTAGTAGGTCTCCGTACGGTAGGTATTGTTCTTGCCGGTGAAGGTCTTCGTTCCGAGCGGAGCGCTCATGTCGACCTTCGTCTTCGGGTCGAAGTTGGTGTAGTTGTGGTTCTTGGGTAACGCTTCGATTACCCTGTACACCGCCAGCTTCATGGGCGACAGCGAGTCTCCTATCAGTGAGGTGTAGGAGATGGTCAGACGGACAGAATCGATAACAGCACCATCTTTAAACACCTGGTTCTCGGAAAGGTAGAACTCCCCCACATAATCAGACCGGATGGACCCGAAGACCGGGTCGACATACTCGCCCAGAATCGGATATTTGGTCCGGGAGAAGACAGAATCCACCTGTATGGTCCGGGACGATAAGGTCAATGTGTCCGTGCCCACCTGAACCCTGTCATTTTCCGGCTGTATGGAAAAACCGATCTTGTCGAGGGTGTCGACACAAGATGTGAAAATGATCACAAGGGTGATGCTCAATAGCTTGTATAAGGTGTGAAATTTCATTCGTCTCAAAAAATTATGAACGCAAATATCTGAAAAAAATAGTTGAAAAAAAAGCCCATTACAGGCTTTCTTGTTTTTTTTAATGATAATTGTCAATCGCGACAAAAAATGATGGGCCTTACCTCCTCTTTTTGCCACAATTCAGGAACCGATCTTGTCGCAAAATTCGCCTATCCGTTCCAGGTTGCTGTCGAAATCGGAGGTGTAGGTCAGGTAGGGAATCTGTTTGTCGAGAATGTATTTGTTCAGTTCCTCCCGGATATTTTCACTTCCCTGAATCACCCCGTCGGAATAGTCGATGGCCAGTTTTGTAAGGTTTACAAAATCCATCTTTCCCCGTTTCCTGACATCTTCAATCTCCCTGTCGCCGATAGTGTCGAAACGAAGTTTTTCCGAAAATCCCTCTTTGAACGGTTTTTCGAAATTTTCATCGTAAACGGAGTAGATCACTTTGGCGTTCTTCAGACAGGGATCGTCTTTGTACCCTTTCTTGATATAAATTGGAGCCAGGGCGGTAAACCAGCCGTGGCAATGGATGATGTCGGGAACCCAGCGCAGTTTTTTTATGGTCTCAAGCACACCTCGGACAAAAAAGATGCTCCGTTCGTCATTATCGTCGTACTCTTCTCCCTTTTCATCGGCAAGGGTTTCGCGGTTCTGGAAAAAATCGTCGTTATCGATGAAATAGACCTGCATCCGTGCCGATTGTATGGAGGCAACCTTGATGATCAACGAGTGGTCTGAATCGTCGATAATCAGATTCATGCCCGAGAGGCGGATCACTTCGTGCAGTTGATTCCTCCGTTCATTAATATTACCGAATTTTGGCATGAATGTCCGGATCTCGTGACCTTTGTCCTGAATGGCTTGGGGTAGGTATCTCGAAATTTGCGAAATTTGTGTTTCCGGTAAATAAGGAAAAATTTCCTGCGTGATGTAGAGAATTCTTTTTTGGTTCATTTAACTAACTTTCTTCAAATTCATTACAAAGATAATAAAAAAAATCCGCATAACTGCAAAATCTTTTTATCGGTTTTTTATTTGTTTTTGATATTCAGTTGTTTATAGAAAAGCGGATCGTCTGTTTTTTTGGAAAAGAGTTGATATTCTGCTTTTTTTTTCAATAAAAAATTTGTTGCTTTGCAGGCTGAAACGAAAGAAGAAAAAAACCAGTACATCTCTTTTTTGTGTATTCCAACAAGCATGTAGTAAAAATCAGTCTGCCCATTCTGCTCAGTTTGCTGGCGCAGAACATTATTCAGGTCATCGATACTGCCTTTCTCGGACGTGTTGGAGAGGTGGAGCTGGGTGCGTCCGCACTGGCCGGAATCATCTACATCGCCATCTACACCATTGGCTTCGGGTTCAGCATGGGAAGCCAGATACTGATAGGCAGACGCAACGGGGAGAAAAATTTTCACCAGATAGGGGAGATCGTCATCCAGGGAGTCCTGTTCCTGCTTATTCCGGGCCTCCTGCTGATTGCAGCCTTCAAGTTGGGTCTTACCGGTGTGTTGATGCGCCTCTTCCAGTCGGAAAACATAAGTGAGGCAGTTTCCGGTTATCTCGACTGGCGGGTATACGGTTTTGTATTCGCCTTTGCCAACAGTACCTTCCGGGCCTTCTATATCGGCATTGCCCGGACAAAGGTGCTTACCATCAATTCGCTGGTGATGGCGGTGGTAAATCTGGTTCTCGATTATGGACTGATCTTCGGTAACCTGGGGATGCCAAAAATGGGGATGGGCGGGGCGGCACTGGCTTCGGTCATTGCTGAAGCCTCATCCACGCTCTTTTTCATTCTCTACACCAGAAAGACGGTCGATCTGGAGAAGTACGGCTTCCGGAGGATCATTTTCAGGTGGTCGGTAGTGAAGAGGGTGCTCGACATCTCCATCTACATGATGCTCCAATACCTGCTGTCGATCGTAACCTGGCTGATGTTCTTCGTCTTTATCGAAAATTACCTGGGCGAACACTCGTTGGCCGTTACCAATATCGTGCGAAGTCTCTATACCATTGTCACCATCCCCTCTCATGCCCTGGGTTCGGCGGTAAACACCCTGGTGAGCAATACTATCGGGGCAGGAAGAAAGAACGAGGTGTTGAACCTGATCAGGCGGGTCACCATGATCAGCCTCGGCTCGATGTCTGCTATCGTATTTGCCGTTGCGATAATTCCACGGCTGGTTATCCAAATCTACACCAGCGATCCCTCCCTGATTGAGGATACGGTGGCACCGCTCTATGTGCTGTTGAGCTCGCTCCCTTTCTATGCGGCGGGAACGGTACTCTACAGTTCGGTCTCCGGAACCGGGAACACGCAAAGGGCGTTGCTCTTTGAGATTGTAACTTTGCTTGGATATATCCTCTATTCGTGGTTTATCGTCGTTCATCTCCGTTTGCCGGTCGGTTGGGCTTGGACTACCGAGCATGTATATTGGTTTCAGCTGATGCTCTTCTCGCTCTTTTACCTTCGAAGCAAGCGATGGATGGATAAGAAGATATAGGGAATTTTCGTATCTTTACAGACCGAAAGACGAACAATATGAAACATGGTGCTCTCCTCTTGCTGGTGCTGTTCTTCACCTTTCCGGCGTTTGCCCAGGAGTATGGATGGAAAGTGGGACTGGACTATTTTTTCGATAACAGGGAATACAAGAAATCCTCGTTTGCCGAATCGGCTACCCTGAACGGAATCTGGCTCACTCCGCTCGGGAGCATCGGCTGGGGCGAAAGGCACTCACTGCTTTCAGGGGTGAATCTGCTGAAAATTCCCGGGATGGGGAAAGCGGTGGACAAGGTGGATGTAACTATGTACTATCAATATAAATCGCCAGCTCTCCTGTTCCGGGTCGGCTCATTTCCCAGGAGTGAGGTGTTGGGTAACTACAATAATTTCTTCTTCAAGGATTCGGTCAACAATTATCTCCCACTGATGCAGGGAGTCTTCTGGCAGATTGGCAGCGATCGGAAATTCTTTAACGCCTGGTTCGACCGGACAGGCTATCCTACCTCCACCCGACGTGAACACTTCTTTCTGGGAATGTCGGGGAGACTGTCGCGGGGACTCTTCTTTGCCGATTTCCAATCCTACCTGTTTCATTATGCCAACTCCAATCCGGCCGTTACAGGTGAGGGGGTGAGCGAGAATTTCCAGCTTCAGGCCATGGCAGGAGTGGAGTATGAGGGATCAAACGGGTTGAGCGGGTTGGTTGCTGCCGGAACATTGGTGGGTTACGAAAGGGATCGTCGTTTCGAAGGCGCGCTGTTCAAACCAGCAGGCTTTGTTGCCCGGGGCGACGTCGAGATATGGGGAATCGGTACGAGCAACACGCTCTATTGGGGCGATCCGCGCATGAGACTGGCCAGCACCTTTGGTGGCAACCTCTATTGGGGAACAGCCTTCCTGCGTGCCGGATCGTATGTCGAAAGCGAATGGTATATCCGCCTGATCGAGTCGGAGAGGGTACAGGCCCGTTTCAGTTGTAACCTCCATTTTACCGAGAGTAAGCTGCTGTTTCAGCAGATGTTTACCGTATCGGCATCGGTGGGGAGCCTGACAACCGGGAGAAGGGCGAAAACCGGTTACCCGTGGACAACAATATTTCATTAAGGAGAATTACAATGGAAGATCTTTTTTCCAATGACAAGATGCGTTCGGAGGTCAAGGCCAGGATAGAGACTCTCCGAAGACAACTGCACGAGCACAACTACAATTACTACGTATTGTCTCAACCCACCATTTCCGATTTCGAGTTTGATGCCCTGATGCGGCAACTTGCCGAACTGGAGAAGCAGTACCCGGAGTTTTACGATCCAAATTCTCCCACGATGCGCGTGGGAAGCGATATCAACAAGAACTTCGTCCAGGTGCAGCACCGTTATCCGATGTTGTCGCTGCAGAACACCTATACCGAAGGTGAGATTTCCGATTTCTTCAACCGGGTGAAACGTTCGTTGAACGAGGAGTTTGAGATTGTTTGTGAATTGAAGTTCGATGGTACATCCATCTCGCTGATATATGAGAATGGCCGACTCTTGCGGGCCATTACCCGTGGTGACGGCAAACAGGGCGACGATGTGACGGCCAATGTGCGTACCATCCGCAACATTCCGTTGGTACTGAAGGGTGACAAGATTCCGGCTTACGTTGAGGTGAGGGGAGAGATACTGATGCCCTGGAGTGTATTCGAGGAGTTGAACCGGGAGCGTGAAGCGCAGGAGGAGCCGCTCTTTGCCAATCCCCGCAATGCAGCGTCGGGAACGTTGAAGATGCAGGATCCCAAAGCGGTTGCATCAAGGAGGCTGGAGTCGTACATCTATTACCTGATGGGAGAGGAGCTTCCGTCGGGTAGCCATTTCGAAAATATGGAGATTGCCCGGGGATGGGGACTACATGTATCCCCGACAATGAAAAAGTGCCGTTCGCTGGAAGAGGTGCTCCAGTTCCTGAGCTTTTGGGAGGTAGAGCGTAAAAACCTGCCTGTCGCCACCGATGGGGTGGTGCTCAAGGTCGACTCCCTTTCGCAACAGCGCAACCTCGGTTCAACCTCCAAGTTCCCCCGGTGGGCCATTGCCTACAAGTTTAATGCCGAGAAGGCCCTCACGCGCCTGGAGTCGGTTACCTACCAGGTGGGACGCACCGGAGCAGTCACTCCCGTGGCCAACCTCGAACCGGTCCTGTTGTCGGGCACAACCGTAAAGCGGGCCTCGCTTTACAATGAAGATGCTATCCGTACGCTCGACCTGCATATCGGCGACATGGTCTATGTGGAGAAGGGAGGGGAGATCATCCCTAAAATTACCGGAGTGGACAAGGCCTCCCGGGCTCCCGGAGGGGAGAGGGTAGAGTTTGCCACCAACTGTCCCGACTGCGGCACGCCGCTGTTGCGGAACGAGGATGAGGCAGTTCATTACTGTCCCAACAGCGAAAACTGTCCACCGCAGATCAAGGGTCGCATCGAACACTTTGTCACCCGGAAGGCGATGAACATCACTATCGGCCCGGAGACCATCGGGTTGCTCTATGACAAGGGGTTGATACGGGATGCCGCCGACCTGTACGAGTTGAGGTTCGAAGATCTCGTGAGACTCGACCGCTGGGCGGAAACCAGTGCCAGGAACCTGCTGGCAAGCATCGAGAAGTCGAAGAAGGTTCCCTACGAAAGGGTGCTGTTTGCTCTTGGCATACGTTTTGTGGGAGAGACGGTAGCCCAGAAGCTGGCGTCAGCTTTTCACTATATCGACCTGCTAGCCGCCGCAACCGTGGAACAGCTTACTTCGGTGGAGGAGATCGGTGAACGGATCGCTCAAAGTGTCAGTGACTTTTTCCGGAATCCCCGGTCGGTGGAGTTTGTTGAGCGGCTCAAGGCACATGGCCTGCAGTTCCGGTTGAGCGAGGATGCACTGGCTACAAGAAGCGACCGGCTGGCCGGGCTAACCGTGGTGATCAGCGGAACCTTCGAGTTGCATTCACGCGACGAGTACAAAGCCATGATCCTGCAACACGGCGGGAAGAACAGCGGATCGGTATCGAAGAATACCGACTTCATCCTTGCCGGGGAGAATATGGGGCCAGCCAAACTGGAGAAGGCCGAAAAGCTGGGGGTGAAGATTATCGATGAAAAAACGTTTTTGACAATGATAGGAAAGGAGTCCTGAGAGATGATAACAACATTGATCATATTGATCGTTACTGCAGCCCTGTTTGTCTGGGGAAAGATCCGTTCCGATATTGTGGCACTCTGTTCGCTGCTGGCCCTCCTGCTTACGGATGTGCTGACACCGGAGGAGGCCCTTGCCGGATTTTCCAACCCCATCGTGATCATGATCGCGGCTCTCTTTGTTGTTGGGGGTGCCATCTTCCAGACAGGTCTTGCAGGAATGGTGAGTAAAAGGGTGTTGCGCTTTGCCGGCAACAGCGATTATAAGCTTTTTCTGCTGGTGGTATCGGTGACCGCACTTATCGGCTCGGTATTGAGCAATACGGGAACGGTGGCGTTGCTGATGCCAATCGTGGTGAGCATGGCTGCCTCTTCTTCCTTGAGCGTACGGCGTCTGCTGATGCCGATGGCTTTCGCCAGCAGCATCGGCGGGATGATGACGCTGATCGGTACGCCTCCCATCCTTATCGCCCACAATGCACTGGTTGAGGCCGGGGAACGTGGGTTTTCGTTTTTTACCACCTTGCCCGTTGGTATCCTGTTGTTGCTTTTCGGAATTGTACTGTTGTGGCCCCTGACCAGGATGCTCGACCGGAAAGATCGTAGGGAGGATGATGATAGCCGTTCGACGGTGAAATCGCCAAAACAGCTGGTCACGGAGTACAGGCTGGCAGAGAACATGTACAGGGTAGAGACAAATGAAAAATCGGCGGTGGTAGGGAAAAAACTTTCCGAACTCAATATTACGGAGCAGTATGCAGTGACCATCACCGAAATACGTCACCGGATAGTCACCCCGTTCAGGAAGAGCATCACGCAAGAGTTGCCGGAGGCGGGCTCGGTACTGGGCGATAATGATGTGTTGTACCTGGTTGGCGATTTTGTCAACGTTTCCCGCTTTGTTGAAGAGAACGGATTGAATTTTCTGGACCGCTCTTCGGACGACTCCATTCCCTCCTTCTCTGGAAAACTGAAGTTTGACGAGATCGGGATGGCCGAAGTGGTGGTGCTCGCCAACTCCAATATCATTGGTCGCCCCGTCAAGGAGTCGGGCTTTCGGAACAACTACAACGTGAACATTATCGGCATACAGCGAAAAGACCGTTATGTGGTGCAGAATGTGAAGGATGAGAAGATCCAGTCGGGCGACATGTTGCTGGTACAGGGCACCTGGGAGGATATCGACCGGTTGAGCCGATTGCAGTCCGAGATTGTGGTGATTGGCCAGCCCTCGGTGGAGGCGTCCAAGGTGCCGCTCGAGGAGAAGGCACCTGCGGCCGGGATCATTATGGTGTTGATGGTGGCGGCAATGGTATTCAATCTCTTCCCCCCCGTAGTAGCGGTATTGATGGCTGCTGTAGCCATGATCCTGGTGGGATGTTTCCGGAGCGTACGCGATGCCTATCGTACCATCAACTGGGAGAGCGTTGTCCTCTTTGCCGCCATGATGCCACTGGCAACTGCCATGGAGAAGACGGGAACATCGGAGCTGATCTCTTCCGGCATCGTCGGATCGTTGGGGAGCAACGGACCACATCTGGTGTTGGCTGGAATCTATCTGGGGACCTCCATCCTGACGATGTTTATCAGCAACACGGCGACAGCTATCCTGTTTGCACCCATTGCATTGCAAGCCGCTGCTTCGCTAGATGTCAGTCCTTATCCGTTTCTGGTAGCCGTGGCGGTTGCTGCCAGCATGTGTTTTGCAAGCCCCTTCTCCACACCTCCAAACGCCATGGTGATGTCGGCCGGGCGCTACTGTTTCATGGATTATGTGAAGGTGGGACTGCCCCTCCAGGTTGTGCTTATGGTGCTCATGGTATTTGCCCTGCCGCTACTCTTCCCCTTCTGAACAGTTACTGAAAGGTGGACAACTCCTGAAGCAGGGTTCCCGGACGGAAAATCTCATTCCATTCGAACGAGGTGAATACGAGCTTCTCGGCTGCATTCTT of the Petrimonas mucosa genome contains:
- the ruvB gene encoding Holliday junction branch migration DNA helicase RuvB codes for the protein MQEPFDIHLNRSFQESDREYENALRPLTFNGFNGQDKLVENLKVFVSAARMRGESLDHVLLHGPPGLGKTTLSNIIANELGVGFKVTSGPVLDKPGDLAGILTSLETNDVLFIDEIHRLSPVVEEYLYSAMEDYRIDIMIDKGPSARSIQIDLNPFTLIGATTRSGLLTSPLRARFGINMHLEYYDVETLTGIILRSANILNIACARNAAEEIASRSRGTPRIANALLRRVRDFAQVKGTGKIDRAISTYALEALNIDRYGLDEIDNKILLTIIDKFKGGPVGITTIATAVGDDAGTIEEVYEPFLIKEGFLKRTPRGREVTELAYRHLGRTREPEQGLLF
- a CDS encoding DUF4270 domain-containing protein → MKFHTLYKLLSITLVIIFTSCVDTLDKIGFSIQPENDRVQVGTDTLTLSSRTIQVDSVFSRTKYPILGEYVDPVFGSIRSDYVGEFYLSENQVFKDGAVIDSVRLTISYTSLIGDSLSPMKLAVYRVIEALPKNHNYTNFDPKTKVDMSAPLGTKTFTGKNNTYRTETYYSGTTSQTIKIYEILTDLPKSLGQLFLDEFKKPDHGKLKNTETFREFFPGLYVTTEFGSSTILNVNLTSLNIFYSYLDPKGSSTKTDTIRTAEYRLNISPEVTQINHIENKNEQLLEANDNVTFVKSPAGVNTEITFPISEIYADLANRSLNQARFTVYAIPEVYQDEKVKLSPPDHLLLINKDSLNGFFENRKLHDNVTSFYASFDPNTYSYNFGNIAAMINYYKRQKSEPFDLTYYLIPVDITFSTTSSYYYSSTSTPTAIYNQMKPSAAMLERAPEKLKLDIIYSSF
- a CDS encoding glycogen/starch synthase, producing the protein MNQKRILYITQEIFPYLPETQISQISRYLPQAIQDKGHEIRTFMPKFGNINERRNQLHEVIRLSGMNLIIDDSDHSLIIKVASIQSARMQVYFIDNDDFFQNRETLADEKGEEYDDNDERSIFFVRGVLETIKKLRWVPDIIHCHGWFTALAPIYIKKGYKDDPCLKNAKVIYSVYDENFEKPFKEGFSEKLRFDTIGDREIEDVRKRGKMDFVNLTKLAIDYSDGVIQGSENIREELNKYILDKQIPYLTYTSDFDSNLERIGEFCDKIGS
- a CDS encoding MATE family efflux transporter, translated to MYSNKHVVKISLPILLSLLAQNIIQVIDTAFLGRVGEVELGASALAGIIYIAIYTIGFGFSMGSQILIGRRNGEKNFHQIGEIVIQGVLFLLIPGLLLIAAFKLGLTGVLMRLFQSENISEAVSGYLDWRVYGFVFAFANSTFRAFYIGIARTKVLTINSLVMAVVNLVLDYGLIFGNLGMPKMGMGGAALASVIAEASSTLFFILYTRKTVDLEKYGFRRIIFRWSVVKRVLDISIYMMLQYLLSIVTWLMFFVFIENYLGEHSLAVTNIVRSLYTIVTIPSHALGSAVNTLVSNTIGAGRKNEVLNLIRRVTMISLGSMSAIVFAVAIIPRLVIQIYTSDPSLIEDTVAPLYVLLSSLPFYAAGTVLYSSVSGTGNTQRALLFEIVTLLGYILYSWFIVVHLRLPVGWAWTTEHVYWFQLMLFSLFYLRSKRWMDKKI
- the ligA gene encoding NAD-dependent DNA ligase LigA, whose amino-acid sequence is MEDLFSNDKMRSEVKARIETLRRQLHEHNYNYYVLSQPTISDFEFDALMRQLAELEKQYPEFYDPNSPTMRVGSDINKNFVQVQHRYPMLSLQNTYTEGEISDFFNRVKRSLNEEFEIVCELKFDGTSISLIYENGRLLRAITRGDGKQGDDVTANVRTIRNIPLVLKGDKIPAYVEVRGEILMPWSVFEELNREREAQEEPLFANPRNAASGTLKMQDPKAVASRRLESYIYYLMGEELPSGSHFENMEIARGWGLHVSPTMKKCRSLEEVLQFLSFWEVERKNLPVATDGVVLKVDSLSQQRNLGSTSKFPRWAIAYKFNAEKALTRLESVTYQVGRTGAVTPVANLEPVLLSGTTVKRASLYNEDAIRTLDLHIGDMVYVEKGGEIIPKITGVDKASRAPGGERVEFATNCPDCGTPLLRNEDEAVHYCPNSENCPPQIKGRIEHFVTRKAMNITIGPETIGLLYDKGLIRDAADLYELRFEDLVRLDRWAETSARNLLASIEKSKKVPYERVLFALGIRFVGETVAQKLASAFHYIDLLAAATVEQLTSVEEIGERIAQSVSDFFRNPRSVEFVERLKAHGLQFRLSEDALATRSDRLAGLTVVISGTFELHSRDEYKAMILQHGGKNSGSVSKNTDFILAGENMGPAKLEKAEKLGVKIIDEKTFLTMIGKES
- a CDS encoding SLC13 family permease; protein product: MITTLIILIVTAALFVWGKIRSDIVALCSLLALLLTDVLTPEEALAGFSNPIVIMIAALFVVGGAIFQTGLAGMVSKRVLRFAGNSDYKLFLLVVSVTALIGSVLSNTGTVALLMPIVVSMAASSSLSVRRLLMPMAFASSIGGMMTLIGTPPILIAHNALVEAGERGFSFFTTLPVGILLLLFGIVLLWPLTRMLDRKDRREDDDSRSTVKSPKQLVTEYRLAENMYRVETNEKSAVVGKKLSELNITEQYAVTITEIRHRIVTPFRKSITQELPEAGSVLGDNDVLYLVGDFVNVSRFVEENGLNFLDRSSDDSIPSFSGKLKFDEIGMAEVVVLANSNIIGRPVKESGFRNNYNVNIIGIQRKDRYVVQNVKDEKIQSGDMLLVQGTWEDIDRLSRLQSEIVVIGQPSVEASKVPLEEKAPAAGIIMVLMVAAMVFNLFPPVVAVLMAAVAMILVGCFRSVRDAYRTINWESVVLFAAMMPLATAMEKTGTSELISSGIVGSLGSNGPHLVLAGIYLGTSILTMFISNTATAILFAPIALQAAASLDVSPYPFLVAVAVAASMCFASPFSTPPNAMVMSAGRYCFMDYVKVGLPLQVVLMVLMVFALPLLFPF